Proteins co-encoded in one Candidatus Thiodictyon syntrophicum genomic window:
- a CDS encoding endonuclease III domain-containing protein — translation MNPERCRAVYAALEAAYGPQGWWPAQTPFEVMVGAVLTQNTAWTNVERALARLTGRIALTAEAILALDEADLADALRPSGYFNIKARRLRSFCEGFLAGGGLPGLAALDTAPLRRHLLAIPGVGPETADDMLLYAFARPVFVVDAYTRRVFTRLRLLRGDEGYETIRTAFETALGADVPLFNAYHALIVRHGKEVCRKHPRCDTCCLRGGCPAADEQDHALLTNARSRP, via the coding sequence GTGAATCCCGAGCGCTGCCGCGCGGTCTACGCGGCCTTGGAGGCCGCCTATGGCCCCCAGGGCTGGTGGCCGGCGCAGACCCCCTTCGAGGTCATGGTCGGTGCCGTGCTGACCCAGAACACCGCCTGGACCAACGTGGAGCGGGCCCTGGCGCGCCTGACCGGGCGCATCGCGCTGACGGCCGAGGCGATCCTGGCCCTGGATGAGGCCGACCTGGCGGATGCGCTGCGCCCCTCGGGCTATTTCAACATCAAGGCGCGACGCCTGCGGTCCTTCTGCGAGGGCTTCCTGGCGGGCGGCGGACTGCCGGGGCTCGCCGCCCTGGACACCGCGCCACTGCGCCGGCACCTGCTGGCCATCCCGGGCGTGGGACCGGAGACGGCCGACGACATGCTGCTCTATGCCTTCGCGCGCCCGGTCTTCGTGGTCGATGCCTACACGCGGCGCGTCTTCACCCGGCTGCGCCTGCTGCGCGGCGACGAGGGCTACGAGACCATCCGCACCGCCTTCGAGACCGCCCTGGGCGCGGACGTGCCGCTCTTCAACGCCTATCACGCACTGATCGTGCGCCACGGCAAGGAGGTCTGCCGCAAACACCCGCGCTGCGACACCTGCTGTCTGCGCGGCGGCTGCCCGGCGGCCGATGAGCAGGATCATGCCTTGCTCACGAATGCGCGTTCGCGCCCCTGA
- a CDS encoding EF-hand domain-containing protein: protein MRGFTTPGLVLVAMTGLVGAGQAAAPSQETVRAVYTQLLVQADADKDGTISVAECRSIFTDPAISEKSCRFWDVNKDGAITEDEYVERVMRVTNKNK from the coding sequence ATGAGAGGCTTTACAACCCCAGGGCTGGTGCTCGTCGCCATGACGGGCCTGGTCGGTGCCGGTCAGGCCGCGGCACCGTCGCAGGAGACGGTCAGGGCGGTGTATACGCAGTTGCTGGTGCAGGCGGATGCCGACAAGGATGGAACCATTTCAGTCGCGGAGTGCAGGTCCATCTTCACTGATCCGGCGATCTCAGAGAAAAGCTGCCGGTTTTGGGATGTCAATAAGGACGGCGCCATCACTGAAGACGAATACGTCGAGCGGGTCATGCGCGTGACCAACAAGAACAAATAG